A section of the Flavobacterium sp. CG_23.5 genome encodes:
- a CDS encoding acyl-CoA thioesterase gives MNTTFKTVASSNISISELMLPSHTNFSGKIHGGYILSLLDQIAFACASKFSGNYCVTASVDTVNFLKPIEVGELVTMKASVNYVGNSSMIIGIRVEAENIQTGKIKHCNSSYFTMVSKDKEGKSMPVPGLIISNLNEVRRFHNCLKLIALKKESDYHEEVFDYSSKESLESLEKYNVLLELKKA, from the coding sequence ATGAATACTACTTTTAAAACGGTGGCCTCCTCTAATATTAGCATTTCAGAATTGATGTTGCCATCTCATACTAATTTTAGTGGCAAGATTCATGGTGGTTATATCTTATCATTATTAGATCAAATTGCTTTTGCCTGCGCCTCAAAGTTTTCAGGAAATTATTGCGTAACGGCATCGGTAGATACGGTAAATTTTCTAAAACCGATTGAAGTGGGGGAACTGGTAACTATGAAAGCCAGTGTGAATTATGTGGGTAACAGTTCTATGATTATTGGCATTCGAGTAGAAGCCGAAAATATTCAAACCGGAAAAATAAAACATTGTAATTCCTCGTACTTTACAATGGTATCCAAAGATAAAGAAGGCAAAAGTATGCCTGTCCCAGGTTTAATTATTTCTAATCTAAACGAAGTAAGGCGATTTCATAATTGCTTAAAATTGATAGCATTAAAAAAAGAAAGCGATTATCATGAAGAAGTATTTGATTACAGCTCTAAAGAAAGCTTGGAAAGTTTAGAAAAATACAATGTTTTGCTAGAATTAAAAAAGGCATAA